In Allomuricauda ruestringensis DSM 13258, the following proteins share a genomic window:
- a CDS encoding translation initiation factor: protein MDLGDQLKNLFPDHEPEKEPDNDKEKPSYWLQDDPIICKYEKRKGKPVTILEGYNGADSDFKKLTKDLKTLLGVGGSFKNETIIIQGDYRGKIMDFLKENGFSVKRVGG, encoded by the coding sequence ATGGATTTAGGAGATCAGCTTAAAAATTTATTTCCAGACCACGAACCAGAGAAAGAACCCGATAATGACAAAGAAAAACCCTCTTATTGGCTGCAAGACGACCCCATTATCTGTAAATATGAAAAAAGAAAAGGGAAACCCGTAACCATTCTTGAAGGGTACAACGGTGCCGACAGCGATTTTAAAAAATTGACGAAAGACCTAAAAACGCTATTGGGAGTGGGCGGAAGTTTTAAGAACGAAACCATTATTATACAAGGGGATTACCGGGGTAAAATTATGGACTTTCTTAAAGAAAATGGCTTTTCAGTAAAGCGGGTCGGCGGATGA
- a CDS encoding isopenicillin N synthase family dioxygenase — protein MSAIPSVDLKDFVSGDPKRKEKFVEEIGAAFEDIGFVALSGHFLSDELVENLYTEIKKFFNLPQDVKNKYEIEGIGGQRGYTSFGKEHAKGKKEGDLKEFWHFGQYVEDNPELETEYPDNVTVKELPNFNNVGKETYKMLEKTAKYVLRALALHLGLEETYFDNYIKNGNSILRPIHYPPITEEPKNAVRAAAHGDINLITLLMGAHGKGLQVKDHEGNWVDAIARPDQLMINVGDMLSRLSNNQLKSTIHQVVNPPKELWGTSRYSIPFFMHPVSDMPLNCLENCIDDEHPKAFEDITAGEYLHERLIELGLIKK, from the coding sequence ATGAGTGCTATTCCTAGTGTGGACCTGAAAGACTTTGTTTCGGGTGACCCAAAAAGAAAAGAAAAATTTGTCGAAGAAATAGGTGCTGCTTTCGAGGATATCGGTTTTGTGGCATTGAGCGGACATTTTTTATCGGATGAGTTGGTGGAAAACCTTTATACCGAAATAAAAAAGTTCTTCAATTTGCCCCAAGATGTGAAAAACAAGTATGAAATTGAAGGCATTGGAGGACAGAGGGGATACACTTCCTTTGGAAAAGAGCATGCTAAAGGCAAAAAAGAAGGCGACCTGAAGGAATTTTGGCATTTTGGCCAATATGTGGAAGACAATCCCGAACTGGAAACTGAATATCCCGACAATGTTACCGTAAAGGAGCTTCCCAACTTTAACAATGTTGGAAAAGAAACGTATAAAATGCTGGAGAAAACGGCAAAGTATGTGCTTCGGGCATTGGCTTTGCATCTTGGCCTGGAGGAAACCTATTTTGACAACTACATAAAAAACGGCAACTCCATTTTAAGACCCATCCACTATCCTCCCATAACAGAAGAACCCAAAAATGCGGTAAGAGCAGCGGCGCACGGGGACATCAACCTGATTACTTTGCTCATGGGGGCACATGGCAAAGGGCTCCAGGTGAAAGACCACGAAGGAAACTGGGTGGATGCCATTGCAAGACCCGATCAATTAATGATCAATGTTGGCGATATGCTCTCCAGACTATCCAACAACCAATTGAAATCGACCATTCACCAAGTAGTCAATCCACCGAAGGAACTTTGGGGCACTTCCCGCTATTCCATTCCCTTTTTTATGCACCCTGTGAGCGACATGCCGTTAAACTGCTTGGAAAACTGTATTGATGATGAGCACCCCAAGGCTTTTGAGGACATTACCGCAGGAGAATATCTACACGAAAGATTGATAGAACTGGGATTGATAAAAAAATAA
- a CDS encoding alpha-ketoacid dehydrogenase subunit alpha/beta: MRYHVGDLEHEKLLDLYTGMLKPRMIEEKMLILLRQGKISKWFSGIGQEAISVGVAKALKESEYILPMHRNLGVFTARNIPLNRLFAQWQGKQSGFTQGRDRSFHFGTQEYKIVGMISHLGPQLGVADGIALADMLRRKKRVTAVFTGEGATSEGDFHEALNVASVWNLPVLFCIENNGYGLSTPTNEQYNCEHLADRAKGYGIESRIIDGNNILEVYAKVDELCKAIRRRPRPVLLEFKTFRMRGHEEASGTKYVPDKLMKEWGKKDPISNYESFLLEEGVLTEENVEAIKQDITEEINTNLQMAFDEPEVLLNETKELSEVYQDFNYQNVEPESNESENTRFVDAISQGLEQSMYRHNELIIMGQDVADYGGVFKITEGFVPKFGKSRVRNTPICESAIVSTAMGLSINGMKSVVEMQFADFVSSGFNPIVNYLAKVHYRWNEKADVVIRMPCGGGVGAGPFHSQTNEAWFTKTPGLKVVYPASPYDAKGLLATAINDPNPVLFFEHKGLYRSIKGDVPKDYYTLPFGKAKLLKEGNAITVVTYGAGVHWALEILEKHPEIDVDLVDLRTLQPLDTETIFNSVKKTGKLIVLQEDTLFGGIASDISALVMENCFEFLDAPVKRVGSLETPVPFAKPLETNYLPKNRFESALIELYQY; the protein is encoded by the coding sequence ATGAGGTATCATGTTGGCGACTTGGAACACGAAAAGTTGCTGGATTTGTACACAGGGATGCTGAAGCCGAGAATGATAGAGGAAAAAATGTTGATTCTTCTACGGCAAGGCAAAATTTCTAAATGGTTTAGTGGGATAGGACAGGAGGCTATTTCCGTTGGTGTCGCCAAGGCGCTCAAGGAAAGTGAGTATATCCTCCCCATGCACCGGAATTTGGGGGTTTTCACCGCCAGAAACATTCCTTTGAACCGTCTTTTTGCGCAATGGCAAGGAAAACAAAGCGGTTTTACCCAAGGTAGGGACCGAAGTTTTCATTTTGGCACTCAAGAATATAAAATTGTCGGTATGATTTCGCATCTGGGGCCCCAACTCGGAGTGGCCGATGGTATTGCCTTGGCCGATATGTTACGGAGAAAGAAGCGGGTAACGGCCGTTTTTACAGGAGAGGGTGCAACCAGCGAAGGAGATTTTCATGAAGCCTTGAACGTGGCTTCTGTTTGGAACTTACCTGTATTGTTCTGTATTGAGAACAATGGCTATGGGCTTTCCACGCCCACCAACGAGCAATACAATTGCGAACATTTGGCGGATAGGGCCAAAGGGTATGGCATTGAGTCCAGAATTATTGATGGCAACAATATCTTGGAAGTGTACGCTAAAGTGGACGAATTGTGCAAAGCCATTCGGAGGAGGCCGCGACCAGTGCTTTTGGAATTCAAAACGTTTCGGATGCGTGGGCACGAAGAGGCAAGTGGAACCAAATATGTTCCAGATAAGTTGATGAAGGAATGGGGGAAGAAAGACCCTATTTCCAATTATGAAAGTTTTCTGTTGGAAGAAGGGGTGCTTACCGAGGAAAATGTTGAAGCGATCAAGCAAGACATTACTGAGGAAATCAATACCAATTTGCAGATGGCTTTTGATGAACCCGAAGTTTTATTAAATGAAACCAAAGAATTAAGTGAGGTTTATCAAGATTTTAATTATCAGAATGTTGAGCCTGAATCAAACGAATCTGAAAACACTCGATTTGTTGATGCTATTTCCCAAGGATTGGAGCAATCCATGTACCGCCACAACGAACTCATTATCATGGGGCAAGATGTTGCGGATTACGGAGGTGTTTTTAAAATTACCGAAGGTTTTGTGCCCAAATTTGGAAAAAGTCGGGTACGAAATACACCCATTTGTGAGTCGGCGATTGTTTCCACGGCCATGGGATTGTCCATCAACGGAATGAAATCCGTGGTTGAAATGCAGTTTGCCGATTTTGTCAGCTCTGGGTTCAACCCTATTGTCAACTATTTGGCAAAAGTACATTATCGTTGGAACGAGAAAGCCGATGTGGTCATCCGAATGCCCTGTGGCGGTGGCGTAGGGGCAGGGCCTTTCCATTCCCAGACCAATGAAGCATGGTTTACTAAGACCCCCGGACTCAAAGTGGTATATCCTGCATCTCCTTATGATGCCAAAGGATTGCTGGCCACAGCGATTAACGACCCCAATCCCGTACTGTTTTTTGAGCACAAAGGCTTGTACCGAAGTATTAAAGGCGATGTTCCAAAAGATTATTACACGCTTCCTTTTGGTAAAGCCAAACTTTTAAAGGAAGGGAACGCCATAACGGTGGTCACCTATGGTGCAGGTGTGCATTGGGCTTTGGAGATTCTAGAAAAACACCCTGAAATTGATGTGGACCTAGTGGATTTACGAACGCTTCAACCATTGGACACCGAAACTATTTTCAATTCAGTGAAAAAGACAGGGAAATTGATCGTGCTTCAAGAAGACACCTTATTTGGAGGTATTGCCAGCGATATTTCGGCCTTGGTCATGGAAAACTGTTTTGAATTCCTGGACGCTCCCGTAAAAAGGGTCGGCAGTTTGGAAACTCCAGTACCCTTTGCAAAACCACTTGAAACCAATTATTTGCCAAAAAATCGATTCGAATCAGCATTAATTGAATTATATCAATATTAA
- a CDS encoding lipocalin family protein, with protein sequence MMKRSLLFLTVMGLLLSSCSISKSARTQRNLFSGTWNLDNVYYENASGNFKSTIFNDAEDICFEDSEWFFRDNNSTGRYTIAQSSLCQGGDRFFRWSVVEPEQNYQSQLQFKFIDDKRKDISGGYGYRLNIVSLSEQSMTLNSNVSVDGQPVTIVYEFSKK encoded by the coding sequence ATGATGAAACGATCACTTTTATTTCTCACAGTGATGGGACTTTTGCTCTCATCCTGTTCCATTTCCAAAAGCGCTAGAACACAGCGAAATTTGTTTAGCGGTACATGGAATTTGGACAATGTTTACTACGAAAATGCCTCTGGCAACTTCAAATCTACCATTTTCAACGATGCAGAGGATATCTGTTTTGAGGATAGTGAATGGTTTTTCCGCGACAATAACAGTACAGGGCGCTACACTATAGCCCAAAGCTCACTTTGTCAAGGTGGAGACCGTTTTTTTAGATGGTCCGTGGTAGAACCCGAACAGAATTACCAAAGCCAGCTTCAATTTAAGTTTATTGATGATAAACGAAAGGATATTTCCGGAGGGTACGGATATCGCTTAAATATTGTTAGTCTGTCCGAACAATCCATGACGCTTAATTCAAATGTTTC